The sequence below is a genomic window from Oligoflexia bacterium.
AAAAATAAGATTGAAATCTTAAGCAAAAGACTACAGTAAAATAGTTTGGGATAAATATGTAAGTGTTTCATCAAGACATTTTATGTTGATGAATAATGATGAATGGCCAACAAAGATTCAAAAAAATAACGTATTTTATGAATGGACTGATAATTGGAATGCAAATGAACCTTTGATTTTTCAAAACAAACTCTTGGGCTTGGATATTACGCCCAATGAAACAATTTATATTTTTTGGATGCGTGAACTAGCCATAAAAACATTGTGGCAGGTGTTTTGTCATAACTGGATTAACTTTTTGTATGAAGATGAAGGGTGTCTGGTTTTTGGAAAACAGATGGATACCGCTTTACTTTTAAGTAATGGTAAGTGTTGGGTTGGCAGTAAAACTTAACGATGATTGATATAGACAGACTACTTTGACCAAAAAGCAATCCGTCCATATGCTTAATTTTTAACAAACAGAATCAATTAAAAATACAATACTTAAACTGGGTCAGGACAGTATTCGTATGAACCTTCATACAACATCTCAAACATTCTTGAAATCACTTGGTCTTTATGTTTTTGATTGATGTGGATTAGAGATTCAAGGTATCTACACTGTACTTTTTGCATACCATCGTAGACAACAATTGTAATACAGCCATTTTGAGTGTTGTAGTAAATAGCCTGTTCTTGAAAAAAAGGC
It includes:
- a CDS encoding DUF2947 family protein; protein product: MLMNNDEWPTKIQKNNVFYEWTDNWNANEPLIFQNKLLGLDITPNETIYIFWMRELAIKTLWQVFCHNWINFLYEDEGCLVFGKQMDTALLLSNGKCWVGSKT